The following proteins come from a genomic window of Pangasianodon hypophthalmus isolate fPanHyp1 chromosome 24, fPanHyp1.pri, whole genome shotgun sequence:
- the barhl1a gene encoding barH-like homeobox 1a produces MHKCSCESTVLFSPRCIYCTMEVPTNGSSFGIDSLLSHRPTSPRVSTARALTGDCRSPASSPPSELDSDCSSPPSPRRESDPESPLVMSQPRTVTSSFLIRDILSDCRPLAACAPYTNSGDSARETEDYTDRLHSNSSSDSEYRAKDEPEREISSSRQSPSSRLKKPRKARTAFTDHQLAQLERSFERQKYLSVQDRMELAASLNLTDTQVKTWYQNRRTKWKRQTAVGLELLAEAGNYSALQRMFPSPYFYPQSLVSSLDPGAGLYLYRGATAAPPALQRPLVPRVLLQGGADPQLSPHLSTHMSPLSAALPRPTPQR; encoded by the exons ATGCACAAATGCTCGTGTGAAAGCACTGTTTTGTTCTCTCCTCGCTGTATTTACTGTACAATGGAAGTGCCAACAAACGGCTCAAGTTTTGGGATCGACTCTTTGCTCTCGCACAGACCCACGAGTCCGCGCGTCTCCACAGCGCGCGCTTTAACGGGAGACTGCCGCTCTCCGGCCTCCAGCCCGCCCTCAGAGCTGGACAGTGACTGCTCGTCTCCACCGTCCCCCAGGCGAGAGTCTGACCCCGAGTCTCCGTTAGTCATGTCTCAGCCGAGGACAGTCACCTCTTCGTTTTTAATCCGGGACATTCTGTCGGACTGCAGGCCGCTCGCCGCGTGCGCGCCGTACACCAACAGCGGAGACTCAGCGCGCGAGACCGAGGACTACACTGACAGACTGCACAGCAACTCATCATCGGATAGTGAATACCGGG CCAAAGATGAGCCAGAACGGGAAATCTCCAGCAGCAGACAGAGTCCATCCTCACGGCTGAAGAAGCCCCGCAAAGCACGCACGGCCTTCACCGACCACCAGCTCGCGCAGCTCGAGCGCAGCTTCGAGCGCCAGAAGTACCTGAGTGTGCAGGACCGCATGGAGCTCGCGGCCTCCCTCAACCTCACCGACACGCAGGTCAAGACCTGGTACCAGAACCGCAG GACAAAGTGGAAGCGACAGACGGCAGTCGGTTTGGAGCTCCTAGCCGAAGCAGGAAACTACTCTGCTCTTCAGAGAATGTTCCCGTCGCCATATTTTTACCCACAGAGCCTGGTGTCCAGTCTGGACCCGGGAGCGGGACTGTATTTATACAGAGGCGCCACCGCGGCACCTCCGGCTCTCCAGAGGCCGCTCGTACCCCGAGTTCTGCTGCAGGGTGGCGCTGACCCGCAGCTGTCCCCGCATCTGTCCACGCACATGTCCCCGCTCTCTGCCGCGTTACCCAGACCCACACCGCAGCGGTGA